One Mauremys reevesii isolate NIE-2019 linkage group 27, ASM1616193v1, whole genome shotgun sequence genomic region harbors:
- the ATP6V0A1 gene encoding V-type proton ATPase 116 kDa subunit a1 isoform X3 — protein MGELFRSEEMTLAQLFLQSEAAYCCVSELGELGKVQFRDLNPDVNVFQRKFVNEVRRCEEMDRKLRFVEKEIKKANIPILDTGENPEVPFPRDMIDLEANFEKIENELKEINTNQEALKRNFLELTELKCILRKTQQFFDEAELHHQQMADPDLLEESSSLLEPSEIGRAAPLRLGFVAGVINRERIPTFERMLWRVCRGNVFLRQAEIEIPLEDPVTGDYVHKSVFIIFFQGDQLKNRVKKICEGFRASLYPCPETPQERKEMASGVNTRIDDLQMVLNQTEDHRQRVLQAAAKNIRVWFIKVRKMKAIYHTLNLCNIDVTQKCLIAEVWCPVADLDSIQFALRRGTEHSGSTVPSILNRMQTNQTPPTYNKTNKFTSGFQNIVDAYGIGTYREINPAPYTIITFPFLFAVMFGDFGHGILMTLIAVWMVVRESRILSQKNDNEMFNTIFSGRYIILLMGVFSMYTGLIYNDCFSKALNMFGSSWSVRPMFSKGNWTAELLQNTPVLQLDPAVAGVFGGPYPFGIDPIWNIASNKLNFLNSFKMKMSVILGIIHMLFGVTLSLLNHIYFKKPLNIYLGFIPEMIFMSSLFGYLVILIFYKWSAYDAHTSKDAPSLLIHFINMFLFSYTDPSNKMLYKGQVGLQCFLVVVALLCVPWMLVVKPLVLRHQYLRRKHLGTHNFGGIRVGNGPTEEDAEIIQHDQLSTHSEDGDEPAEDEVVR, from the exons ATGGGGGAGCTTTTCAGAAGTGAGGAGATGACCCTGGCCCAGCTTTTCCTCCAGTCGGAAGCTGCATACTGTTGTGTCAGCGAGTTAGGAGAGCTTGGGAAGGTTCAGTTTCGTGAT TTGAACCCTGATGTGAATGTGTTCCAGCGTAAGTTTGTTAACGAAGTCAGGAGATGTGAGGAGATGGACCGGAAACTCA GGTTTGTTGAGAAGGAGATTAAAAAAGCGAACATCCCAATCCTGGACACCGGTGAGAACCCAGAGGTGCCTTTCCCACGTGACATGATCGATTTAGAG GCAAACtttgaaaaaattgaaaatgagCTTAAAGAGATCAACACAAACCAGGAAGCTCTGAAGAGAAACTTCCTAGAGCTGACAGAATTAAAATGTATACTGCGCAAAACTCAGCAGTTTTTTGATGAG GCTGAATTGCATCATCAGCAGATGGCGGATCCAGACCTGCTGGAGGAATCCTCTTCGCTCCTGGAGCCGAGTGAGATTGGAAGAGCTGCCCCTCTACGACTTGG ATTTGTGGCCGGCGTGATCAACCGTGAGCGAATCCCTACCTTTGAGCGCATGTTGTGGCGAGTGTGTCGAGGAAACGTATTCCTGCGTCAGGCTGAAATCGAAATCCCCCTGGAGGATCCTGTGACG GGAGACTACGTGCACAAGTctgtgtttattatttttttccaaggTGATCAGCTAAAAAATAGAGTCAAGAAAATCTGTGAAGG GTTCCGTGCCTCCCTCTACCCTTGCccagagacaccgcaggagaggaaggaaatgGCTTCTGGAGTCAATACCAGGATTGACGATCTTCAAATG GTGCTGAACCAAACAGAGGATCATCGCCAGCGGGTCCTGCAGGCAGCTGCTAAAAATATCCGTGTCTGGTTCATCAAAGTGCGGAAGATGAAGGCTATCTACCATACCCTGAACCTGTGTAACATTGACGTGACCCAGAAGTGTTTGATTGCTGAAGTCTGGTGCCCCGTCGCTGACCTCGATTCCATCCAGTTTGCTCTCAGAAGAGGCACT GAGCACAGCGGATCCACTGTTCCATCCATCCTGAATAGGATGCAAACCAATCAGACCCCGCCAACTTACAACAAAACCAACAAGTTCACTTCTGGCTTTCAGAATATAGTAGACGCATATGGCATTGGAACTTACCGGGAGATAAATCCAG CTCCGTACACGATTATCACTTTCCcgttcctgtttgctgtgatgtTTGGAGACTTTGGGCATGGAATCCTGATGACGTTAATTGCTGTGTGGATGGTGGTTAGGGAAAGTCGCATTCTGTCACAGAAGAATGACAATGAG ATGTTCAACACCATTTTTAGTGGTCGGTACATCATTCTGCTAATGGGAGTGTTCTCCATGTACACTGGCCTTATCTACAATGACTGCTTCTCCAAAGCACTTAATATGTTTGGCTCATCATGGAGTGTCCGGCCGATGTTCTCGAAAGGCAACTGGAC AGCAGAGTTGCTTCAGAACACCCCTGTCCTGCAGCTGGATCCTGCCGTGGCAGGGGTCTTTGGTGGACCATATCCATTTGGCATTGACCCG ATTTGGAATATTGCCAGCAACAAGCTGAACTTCCTCAACTCCTTTAAGATGAAGATGTCTGTGATTCTTGGCATCATCCACATGCTTTTTGGTGTCACACTGAGCCTTCTCAACCACAT CTATTTCAAGAAACCACTGAACATCTATCTTGGGTTTATTCCTGAAATGATTTTCATGTCATCATTGTTTGGCTACCTTGTTATCCTAATTTTCTACAAGTGGTCTGCCTATGATGCTCACACTTCAAAGGATGCACCAAGCCTTCTAATCCATTTTATCAACATGTTTCTTTTCTCCTATACCGATCCCAGTAACAAGATGCTTTATAAAGGACAG GTAGGGCTTCAGTGCTTCCTGGTGGTTGTCGCGCTGCTATGTGTGCCATGGATGCTGGTAGTTAAACCCTTGGTCCTTCGCCATCAATATTTAAGAAGAAAGCATTTG